One window from the genome of Bdellovibrio sp. NC01 encodes:
- a CDS encoding penicillin-binding transpeptidase domain-containing protein has product MKSRIVFIFVGILALWSMLVMRAAYLQFLPNDRLNALQNRQFQTKVTLQARRGAIVDRNGRDLAMSATAYSLYADPKLLENRKAVAKKLGKILGQNPDAVYAKIKDGSKRFVWIQRMLEQDKADEIKAMDLRGLSFVEEWRRVYPNETLLAQTLGFMGSEGQGLEGLELGYNQALLGNQKKVMVKRDARGRPLINDGLMFTENPDGNELRLTVDADLQYSLESELQSVVSTFEADHAVAVVLDAKTSAILAMSSAPSYDVNKAMSTAANYRRNKVITDSFEPGSTMKTILIASALRDGVVQPNTKFFCENGSFRVGDKIIKEAEAKEKFGDMTVGEILAVSSNIGSTKIAFKMGQERLRQGLLDFGFGQKIGVDFPGEARGMVQALPWRPHLLSNISFGHGVSATPLQMANAYAAIANGGVLNTPFIVQSVRDGDTGEVTETKVKPIRRVLTTEQAAQMRAMLLGVTTLPIGSGKNARVDGFMVAGKTGTAQKVNPNGRGYIRGAYVSSFAGFIPANDPKFVIYVAVDSPRKAYYGATVAAPLFARIASYAVRKEGIAPLMLGDARTVNPNTKRAIAAASAAKQIKAEAPRVAPKPVLTAQELDQATVVKTGETIPNLMNMTTREVLRRINGQDLKVKFVGQGVVGEVIPGVGSAVPEDKNITVILK; this is encoded by the coding sequence TTGAAATCACGTATTGTCTTTATCTTTGTTGGTATTCTTGCGTTGTGGTCGATGTTGGTAATGCGTGCGGCTTATCTACAGTTCTTGCCGAATGATCGTTTGAACGCTCTTCAAAACCGTCAATTCCAAACGAAAGTAACATTGCAAGCGCGCCGTGGTGCGATCGTAGATCGTAATGGTCGTGATCTTGCGATGTCGGCGACTGCATATTCTTTGTATGCCGATCCCAAACTTTTGGAAAATCGCAAAGCTGTTGCAAAGAAGCTTGGTAAAATCTTAGGACAAAACCCCGATGCCGTTTACGCAAAAATTAAAGACGGTTCGAAACGCTTCGTATGGATTCAACGTATGCTTGAACAAGACAAAGCAGACGAAATCAAAGCTATGGATCTGCGTGGTTTATCGTTCGTAGAAGAATGGCGTCGTGTTTATCCAAATGAAACGTTACTGGCGCAAACTTTGGGTTTCATGGGTAGCGAAGGACAAGGCCTTGAAGGACTTGAACTTGGTTACAACCAAGCACTTTTGGGAAATCAAAAGAAGGTTATGGTGAAACGTGATGCGCGCGGCAGACCGTTGATCAATGATGGTTTGATGTTCACGGAAAATCCAGATGGTAACGAACTTCGTTTGACTGTCGATGCGGATCTTCAGTACTCGCTTGAAAGTGAACTGCAAAGTGTCGTTTCAACTTTTGAAGCGGATCACGCTGTCGCTGTTGTTCTTGATGCAAAAACTTCTGCGATCTTAGCGATGTCGTCTGCTCCGTCATATGATGTGAACAAAGCGATGTCGACGGCAGCAAATTATCGCCGTAACAAAGTGATCACAGATAGTTTTGAACCTGGTTCAACAATGAAGACGATCCTTATCGCCTCAGCGTTGCGTGATGGTGTGGTTCAGCCGAATACAAAGTTCTTCTGTGAAAACGGCAGCTTTAGAGTTGGCGATAAAATCATTAAAGAAGCTGAAGCAAAAGAAAAGTTCGGCGACATGACGGTGGGTGAAATCCTTGCGGTGTCTTCGAATATCGGTTCAACAAAGATTGCCTTCAAAATGGGTCAAGAACGTCTGCGCCAAGGTCTTTTGGATTTTGGTTTCGGACAAAAAATTGGTGTCGATTTCCCAGGTGAAGCGCGCGGTATGGTGCAAGCATTGCCATGGCGTCCACACTTATTAAGTAATATTTCTTTCGGTCACGGTGTTTCAGCGACTCCGCTTCAGATGGCGAATGCTTACGCAGCGATTGCGAATGGCGGTGTATTGAATACGCCGTTCATCGTGCAATCGGTTCGCGACGGTGACACAGGTGAAGTTACTGAAACAAAAGTAAAACCAATTCGCCGAGTTCTGACAACTGAGCAAGCCGCACAAATGCGCGCGATGCTTTTGGGTGTGACGACATTGCCGATCGGTTCAGGTAAGAATGCACGCGTTGATGGTTTCATGGTTGCTGGCAAAACGGGAACAGCGCAAAAAGTAAATCCAAACGGGCGCGGTTATATTCGTGGTGCTTACGTTTCATCATTCGCGGGATTTATTCCAGCGAACGATCCAAAATTTGTGATTTACGTTGCAGTGGATTCTCCGCGTAAAGCTTATTACGGTGCGACGGTGGCGGCGCCATTGTTCGCAAGAATTGCATCGTATGCGGTTCGTAAAGAAGGTATCGCGCCATTGATGTTGGGTGATGCTCGCACGGTGAATCCAAATACAAAACGTGCGATTGCAGCGGCTTCAGCAGCGAAACAAATCAAAGCGGAAGCTCCGCGTGTTGCGCCGAAACCAGTCTTGACGGCGCAAGAGTTGGATCAAGCCACAGTCGTGAAGACGGGTGAAACGATTCCGAATTTGATGAATATGACGACTCGTGAAGTCCTTCGCCGCATTAACGGTCAGGATCTAAAAGTAAAATTTGTTGGCCAAGGTGTTGTTGGCGAAGTCATTCCAGGAGTAGGCTCTGCTGTTCCTGAAGACAAAAACATTACAGTCATTTTGAAATAA
- a CDS encoding histidine kinase, with product MSSENFRQLKPFFSILLIISTLFAIVFLQMEERRMGYSVLKLTREYKKVLEEKRVKEISLAKITRPQLLDHMAQQKFTLKKVQANQIIHLTGVEAPVKVDEKAVVNPVNKVAKKDL from the coding sequence ATGAGCTCAGAGAACTTTAGACAACTAAAACCTTTCTTTAGCATCTTACTTATCATTTCTACTTTATTTGCCATCGTGTTCTTGCAAATGGAAGAGCGCCGCATGGGTTATTCTGTTTTGAAGCTGACACGCGAATATAAAAAAGTTCTGGAAGAAAAAAGAGTGAAAGAGATCTCTTTAGCGAAGATCACTCGTCCACAACTTTTGGATCACATGGCTCAGCAAAAGTTCACACTTAAAAAAGTGCAAGCAAACCAAATCATTCACTTAACTGGTGTTGAAGCGCCTGTGAAAGTCGATGAAAAAGCGGTTGTGAATCCTGTGAATAAAGTGGCTAAAAAGGATTTGTAA